In Acanthopagrus latus isolate v.2019 chromosome 23, fAcaLat1.1, whole genome shotgun sequence, the genomic window AACGCTAACAAATATCTTGTTCCACCACTAAGatttaacatcaacatgaattcattacatttctgtAGAAACACATGTGGAGGAGAAATGCAGACGAGATGGAGGGGACAAAACCGGGGAGTCAGAATGTGACAGGAGTACAAAAAACTGAGGTGTGTACATTTAGACAAGACAGCAGCCATTGGAGAGATGAGCAGTAGTCTATTCACAACCACTCAGGACACAGAGTGACctgattgagtgtgtgtgtgtgtatgtgatacATCATCACCTATGTTAGGAAAGGGTTAGCATTAAATGTTAGTATACAAGTAAGAAATGGatatttttgtgtctgtagcaatttcagtgtttgacattcagccctatgtttttttctgaaaagatCCGAAAAGGCAAATGGTGTGTAtgttcctgcatgtgtgtgtgtgcatgtgtgtgtgtaacacgTTCAGTCATCCACTCCGATATTGCGGAACAGGTAGGACATGGACTCTCCGTTGTGGATGCGGCGGATGGCCTCCGACAGGATCATGCTGATGTCGACTGTTTTAATCTTTGGACACTGGAGCTTCTGGAGTTCGTGGGGGATCGTGTTGGTCACCACCACCTTGGGGgagataaaaagaagaaagggtGAGAGGGAAATCAGGTGGAGGTTAAGTTCGACACCGCAGGAAAGATTTCAAAATCCAACACACACCTCATCGATGGCCGACTCCTCTATGAACCTGGGGGCATCACTGGAGAGGATGCCGTGTGTGGCCATAATGAAGATCTTGTAGGCCCCTCTTTCCTTCAGCGTCTCGGCTGCTGCCACGAAACTGTCAACATCATCGATGATGTCATCCTAATGGGAGAAACGGAACTTATCAGTTCTCATCTTCAAGCCTTTAAAAGTCGCATGGCGCCCTCTAGTGAAGACATTTTGTCTGTTGTGACTTAGGCTTACATGGCCACTGGTCACATAGACATGTTTGTTGAGCTTCCATTGAAATCTCCTACTGGCATGATGAATGTTGTAGTCATTTCCACCATGTATTAAAACAGTACTCAGAAATTAAACTCTGTTTCAGTTGAACTGTTACATTTCCTTTGTTCTGCATGCTGATTATTTCTACATCACCTTGCCTTCACAGTCCTCCCTTATATAGCAGCAGCCACTGCTAAACTTAACTAAACTAGaactacataaacaaaacacGGTAAAAGAATGAGATATTCTCCTTGGCCTTTTCAGTGGGAACCAGACAGgatttcctcctcctttttcataAAGTCAGCCCAGAGTCAAACTGCTGAGAGTCACTGTTCTGCCCTCTctacagctgcagaaacaccagctgcttcttctctgcTGATTAgattttttccctttcattctTAATTTGTTGTCTCTCATGTGAGCCATGTTCTTGCTCTGTaatttacatgaattaaaatgtgGTGAGGTATAACACTTGGacatctaaagaaaaaaaaaaaaaaagtgtaattacTGATTTTTTGTGCCCAAGTgccaaataaagcaaaacaacaaaaacacaaaacaacaacaaaaaacaattgaCAGAAGAGTGAAACAGTAAGTAAATGTTGttctttccacttcctgtaaGGGTTATCCACACAGCAATGTCATGTGTAAAAAGTGACAATAATGTGTTCAACCCAGTTACACCACCACTCACCACTATGATGGCGATGCGTCCTCCTACATCCCCTACCACAGTGATGGGAGGCTTCTCTTTAGGGAtcaacactggaaacagaaacaaaaagtcacacagagaaaaacagtgagAACTGTTGTATTTAGTTCCCATGAAGTCAAAACTGATGTTacagtgtttttccatcacaggTAGGTATAATGCTCTATATCTCATTTTGGAGGCGTTTTAACATTTGTAGTTTCctggaaaacaataaaaaaaatttcgATGATTTATCCTAAACTCAAAAACCTTTTGAATTTTTATGATGCTGCCATTCACATATAAGAAAAAGGACGCGAACTGAGTGGTGTGTTCCTCACCAAAACACAtaactttatttgtttgatttgggTTAAACTGGCTTGTATTTTATGGGAGGATTTATAGCTgtgtaagtgtaagtgtgtgtgtgtgtgagtgtgtgttttacatggtATCTCCATGCTGGGGTGAATAGCTCCGGTGGTCTTGACGGTGGGTGGGGAGTGTCGCCCGTCCACCTGGTCAGACTCTGCGTCCTGAGCTTCACCGTGGATCACAGCCAAACCCAGACGCAGCCGCTCAGCAAACGACTGAGCtctgcacagtcacacacacaggaaaattCATTTAGTACAATTGTGTAAAACAACTTCATCTGAATTTTTAAAGGGTTTATAGGATGTAGTACATCAAGTACACAAACAAGGGATATACATGAATATGAAGCATTGGTTATGTTTCCATAAAACAGTCACTGTATTATATATGAAAGCGTCAGGCTTTGGCTCCCCCTAGTGGTAGTATGGGCGCTAATATATACAGTAGATGCAATATTGGACCATGACTCCCCAAGGGAAGAAACAGTGGTCAGAGGGAGGAACACAGGTTCATGATCAACATGTTAGTTAACACAATAACTTAATGAGTTACAGCTCGGCACAGTTTCATAAATAGAGCGAGTGAAGAGAAACTACCTTTTGGCAGAGGATGGCGATTTGGCCACAATCACAGCATTTCTGTAGTCAGGGATCTGAGGGTTCATGGAAAATAAAGGGACAATTTAATTGCTAGATTTGCATACGACTGACCTGCATCCAAACAGTGATCATCTAAATATTGCTTAGCAACTGTAATGGGGCATGACAGGCCTATCAAGCTTTGGATTTCTCCGCATGTTGAGTTGGACTGAGGGGACACTtgcttaaaaacaacaaacctttGGCTGTCAAGTGAACTAGTTTAGTACAATGGTAATCCGGcaccaaaacacattattgtttGGTTACAGGTTacctcaaataaaaacagcccCTCTCTCAACTAACACGTCCACTGTGCAGTATTTGTCAGGGGTtgggctaacgttagcagctgtCTTGCTCTTTAATTAGATCTGGGAAGCAAACTTGTTATCCAACTTAGCTTTATGTTTGGCCAAGTTGACCTTGAAAGTGTTTCCCCCTTATATGATCTAAAATTAAGACATTAAACACACCGAAAATAACCTCCATCTGTAGAATCCAAGCTCACAAAATGTTATAACTTAATTAATTTATATTCAACACTATCATCCTGAGAGTGCTGTAGAGTTAAATTATAGCATAAGTATACAAATTCGGAGGTCCTATATACAAATCAAATGTTGTTACCTCTTCCTGTATGTACTGCAGCAGGAAGGGCGAGGCCCTCAGATTGTCCACAGGGATGTTGAAGAAGCCTTGAATCTCTTTCTGATGGAGGTCCATGGTGATCAGGTGGGTGAGCCCTGCACAAACGAGGTCAGGTTGACAGTGATGACATTTGCAATCACGGTAGTTACAACAATGTGTAAAAGGTGTGCCGTGAGGGACACACACTTCTTACCAGCTTTACACATCATAGAGGCGATAAGCTTTGAGACGATGGAGCCTCTCTTCCTCATTTTACACTGCTTGCTGTAGGGGAAGTAAGGGAGGACGCCTGTGATGCTTCTGGCACAGGATGTCCTGCACGCGTACACCAGGATCAGCATCTCCATTATGGTGGTGTTCACATCTCTGACACGGCCGAGAGATGGAGAGAACAGAGGGTGGGTGACAAAACTTCTAATGAGTGAGATGTTTCAGGGGAAACGTGTGTTGAAATGATCAATTATGTGTGTCTTCTTTCTCACTTGGACACTGTCTGGATCACAAACACATCTTTGCCTCTCACCGACTCCTGGATCTGCACCCGCGTTTCTATGGAAACAAACAGGGCATGATAAGCGGGAGGAGCAGCAAGAAAgtgtgcacacataaacacgcaTTTATGCACACACTCGTACCTCATACCAAAGCCTGCAGGGCCTGTCAGCTTCATTAGAGGGCTATCcgagccttttgttttctctcacacaaacCACCCCCCCGCTGTGAGGAAGGGTAGATACTAGCATTACAAAAATGTGCCTCCCACAGTGAAGAGATTAGAAACCAACATGCTTCCTGGGCAGAGCCAAATgtccagcagaaacacacaggagatgGAATAGTTTGAGTGTAACAGTGAATACAAGTTTGGGAGCCAAGAAACTTTGAGCAACTCAATAATCACGGTGTTGTATCTTCATCTCCTCTACTGCTCCATAATCCAGTAATGACTAACGCAAGCTAATTAGAAAACCTGAGTAGTTTCTCAAAATGTTCCTGCCAGCAATAACATGTGTTTATTCTActgaagatttttatttttctacatcTACCACCTGTAGTGAAAACAGCTTGAGATTTGAAATCTAGTGTGCTAAGGATTTGCTCTTCATTTTGTCTGACTTGCATCAGCTTTGTGTGATACAGCAGATACAAGCAGTAACAGTTTGAAAAGTCCTCCTGGTAACTGGTATTCTGCAGGCAAATACATTGTATAAACAGAGATACAGTAAGGAAGATCAAATCTactaaacataaacatgtatgAAAATTGTGGAAAAGATAACATCCAGTTGGTCATTTCTCTGATATCAGTATCATGCTTGGACATAAACCCATTTTATAATATTGCATTTCATATTGCATTTCATCCTAATAAACTCTGTTTCATGATAACCCAGCAAGAAAAGGTCACCAGTGATTATTACATTAATTATCAAATCATTACATGACAAGCGATATAAATGTGTTTCAAGTCTAACCAATTGCCTCTTACACTAGCAAAGAGTCACTGACCTGAACATACAGTAACTGGATAACAAACAGGCCAATGCTGATTTGATGGCAAAGCTTCCCTCACACTCCTAAGTCAGAACCATGCACAGGAATACAAAGTCTCCAGACATGTAACCAGCAGATCTGCAGTCAATATTGGTCAAGGCAGCCAGTGTTATAAACAGCAGACAACATTGTATACCATGCATCACACTTCAGTTCAAATAACTTACACTTTCCAGGAAACATACACAATGGATAAGCACTTCATCTCATGTGTCTTCATAgagctcattttttttgttcccacaAATTCTAATTAGTAGTGTGATGGATTCATTAAAACTTCCGCTTCAATATCTGAAGGCCTGCCACACAGTTATAAATGGTTACAGTGCTTCTACCCAAAGTGCTTTGCAAGATTTGTgccactctctctcacacgcacactgATGGCACATTGGGACGATCATTTAGGGGTCATAATCTTGCCGAGGGGTCAAACCACCAACCCTGTGATCAGaggtcgacctgctctacctgctcagcatcctcatggttttattttttaataattatttttatttaatctttttgATTGTACGTTTAATTACTAAAGCCTTTTGGTGTTCATACAGTGTAATACAGAAAGGGTCTAAATGATCCTTATTTGTTATCATGAAACAGTAACAAAAGGCTACCTCAGTTCCAAGAAGGAGAATTTTGTCTATTTTTGACACTTGCTCtacagtctttgtttttcaaaaataaatggaaagaaACCTCTCcttgtgctttttgtttcccttttttagAAACATGACTCCTAAACTAGGTTATGAAGCAACGTGTGACTTCTGAGTACTGGGAAGACTGCATAAATAGACACCATATAAGTGGTCTGGATTACAAAGgacttttaaaactttaaagtCTCATCCCTTTTggatgattttaaatgttacatttttggaTCTTTTTAGAGATGTGGTTTGGTTCTGATGCTGTTTAGAGgtccttgtgtgtgtctcatctgtGTCCTTTTCCCCTGACCTCAACAGGACTACCTGATCAAAAAAGAAGGTTCCATATTTACAGTCATGCCCTGCCGGGCATCACCTTACCTCTGTTAGCCTCCTGGTACACCTGCACCTTGCCAAGTTCCACCCCTAACCGCCTGCAAGGGAGACAAAgagtattcttttttttccaataacaAGAGAACACATTTAAAGTCGTGAAGACACACATAATAACACATTATAAGTGCAGGCAGTCATTTATTGCCCTGTTGCTTCACTTAAGACTGACCTGCTCACTCTACAGTCTGTGCATTGTCTCCCTGTAAACTGTTAACATGCTGTGTTTTCCTccccgtctcacacacacagcgtggAATGTGGCATCTGATAAAATGGATACTCTATTTGTTTTATAAACATGCACAGACTCAAATGTCCTTGTGGAGTCCAGGagtgcattttgtgtgtgtcaagtaCGTCCTGCAGTTTCTGAGTatcttctttaaaaataaaagcatgaaatatGGACAGTGTTGCAACTCATCATGCGACTAGGTATATTAAAGAGACTACAAATGCTATGTTCTGCAATtcattttcaatgtaatttATATCTTTTTAGCTGCAGGGACAATATCCTAATTGCAAAGTTAGTGAACATCATGGGACTGTTTATGACAACAGTTCATCGCTCTGGGGTGAATACATAACTGTATTTCCCCACAGGGCAGAAGAATGGCTTTTGGCTCACTCATTGCTCAGTGgcatatttttcttcatttggaGTTTCCAAATCTGCCCTCAGTCTCTGCTTGGACTGAGGATTAGGTGACAGTTTTACAAGTGGAAAAAATGTAATAGGAGAGAGGTCCACAGCTAATTTCTACGAGAGATGGTATTCTGTCTGAGTGGTTACATGTCATGAGTTATAACTCTGAATAATCtgcaaattaattaataattaaagtTACTTGCTCTACTGAAGATCTGGAGCATTATGACTGCTACTGAAGGGGGATGGGGCTGCGTCTGCATTACCAAGATATGATAACAAGCTGCAGGAAAAACTATCGTATTGTATTTTGCTGCCTCATTGCTGCTTTCTCTGAAGCCCTGTCACGCTTTTTAGTACTAGTTTTGGTTTGCCATAGTGTAAACACTACACATGTTGACATATGCAGAACCAGAAATTCAAATGGACACGCCACACATTCAAACTTAGCTTGCAGGAAGCCAaggtgaaacatgtttttttcttaaaaaatccCTGTTCGAGTCAACAGTTTCAACAGCCTCTTCTTTTCATCCAAGACAAAAAGGTGACAAACATGTTCCtcaaacatgtgtgtgtgttttatatgtcaTTGCTATCTTCATCATGCACTCACTCTGCAATCCTCTTGCCCAGCTCACGGCTGGAGGGGTGTGAGTTGGCCGTGAAGATGACCAGGCCGCCCTTGGTGTGGTTCATGTCTCTGGGATCTCGGCTGCAGCTCTCCCCACACTCAGGCAGTGGATCCCTGGGAACCCACGCTGCGCTGAGCCCTTCCTGCAGTGGAGGGACAGAAAGGATTACTTCCTTAAAAATTGCTGTGTCAACTCTCATAACTAAAGTAGAAGAGGagcagtgtattttttttttttttttaatgcagactCTGTCAGACAAATAAGTTATGAATAAGCACTAgatgtggtgaaatgtttgttaaaaCAACCTCGATCTGAAAGTCCAACCAGGAGAAAAGAGCAtcacacatcaaaatgtgaCCAAGTTTCAGACAAACTTCCCGCAAACAGCAAGGCGGAGTTCTCCTTTTCGGACTGAACGACAGCAGTATTATGACACACTGTTAAAGCCACATCTTATTTTTAATGGAGCATAAATCCAAAAACCATCATTATCTTTGAGGAggctttgctttatttttagtCAACCTTAATGGATAATAAACCTCTTTTAAATcctgaagaggagaggaatgcTTTCCCCTTTTAAAGCTTATAAAAAGCTTCAACCACGGGGCCTAAAAGTTGGACAAATGTGCAGGATAGATCCCAATATTTGAGATCAATTTCAcgaatcaattttttttttcaagaattaTAAATACTGTGTATTTCCATTCAAACCAAGTATACAAGTTATCATAATTTATTATTAGCTTTGATATagtttccttttcaaaacatttcctccCTTTGACCTAATTTACAAACTCCATGGCTGATTTGTCAATTCATTGCctatgttcgtgtgtgtgtgtgtgtgtgtgtgtgtgtgtgtgtgtgtgtgtatttatgtatattatatatatatatatatatatatatatatatatatatatatattatattatattatattatattatattatattatatatatatatatatatatatatatatatatatatatatatatatatatatatatatatatatatatatatatatatatatatatatgtctgtaCATTTGTGAACAATAAAGCAGGGCAAATACAAAGGCTGGTCTGTGGCCAGATGCGATATGCAACCATGTGCAACCAGAATATGTGCGCGTTAAGATAAAAATAACACGTCGAGTAattatattatactatattatCTTGACATTGCGATTTTTTGGGGTGCAAGTGACGTTTTATGAGCTAACGCGTGCATTTGACAGGAGGCATATATCGTTCAACCCAACTATCAACACAGTCACGACATTAGCTTCCTCACGTTGCTATGCTAGCAGGACAACACAGGATTTTGCTTTTACGATGCTGTAAGTTATATTATTCGAGGGTGAATGAGTTTTCAAGTTAAACTGTGATCTTAGATTGTGGTCGGAATCAGTATTACAGACAACTGGACAAAGAAAGTATAATAAACGCCTgctaatgttaaatgtttggCTGTAACACCATGGGATAgcgttagctaacgttaacacAAGTACTAACGCGATAGCTCGCAAGAATTAATCTTGCCATGGCGTTACGTTAGATCCTGCGAAATGATTTTTCATGCATCAGAAAGCACGTCTTTCCTCGCAGCAAGCACAAAAGAGGATTGCGACTATCAACTTGAACAAAGCTGAATAAAACTGCTCACCAGCTTGTAGGTTATGTCCGGTTACAATCTGCAACCAACACTATTTGAATATATAAGCCTCCAGCCCTTTTTCAACCTGTTCCTCTCACTCGACTGCCTGCGATGTTCAGTTGTGATGGACGTACCAGCACGACCAATCACAGGCCACGGAAAAACGAAAGGGGCGCCGTCAAGATGCATTCACGTGCTCTTTGGGTTGCCACGAAAAAGCAAATCATTGTCGTATTCGTATCGTATTCATTTGAGTGGCACttaatttcaaaatacaaaCGCTATTTATTCTAGTTTTGTGTGCGTGTAGTTGTTCCCCATCAGAATTCAGTCATCAAGTCAAATTCTAAATTACCAACAAAACCCACTGTTACACGGAGGTTTTCTAGTTTCCTTCATCCCGAAAGTATGTGAACTCATCCTCCTGATATTTCAAAAGTGAAAGGCACCATAAAGAAAGAAGTGCtgcacaacaaaatgtttttttattattattatgtttgtttgttttatgctgttgttgttttaagctGATATCCTGACTGTGGAAATCTAACATTCCTGCAACTTGATGTAACTGCAGTCATAGA contains:
- the LOC119014476 gene encoding phosphoribosyl pyrophosphate synthase-associated protein 2, with product MNHTKGGLVIFTANSHPSSRELGKRIAERLGVELGKVQVYQEANRETRVQIQESVRGKDVFVIQTVSKDVNTTIMEMLILVYACRTSCARSITGVLPYFPYSKQCKMRKRGSIVSKLIASMMCKAGLTHLITMDLHQKEIQGFFNIPVDNLRASPFLLQYIQEEIPDYRNAVIVAKSPSSAKRAQSFAERLRLGLAVIHGEAQDAESDQVDGRHSPPTVKTTGAIHPSMEIPLLIPKEKPPITVVGDVGGRIAIIVDDIIDDVDSFVAAAETLKERGAYKIFIMATHGILSSDAPRFIEESAIDEVVVTNTIPHELQKLQCPKIKTVDISMILSEAIRRIHNGESMSYLFRNIGVDD